One Methanomassiliicoccales archaeon genomic window carries:
- a CDS encoding M42 family metallopeptidase yields MDKESLKFFEELCNSPGPAGFERETTQLMKSYVQKWADNVYADRMGSLVFEKKGSSEAPTILIPGHIDEIGFIVTSITDQGFLTFHQLGGWFDQGLLGQKVIVMTRKGKLRGVIAIKPPHLLDEEERKKVITKDKMFIDIGCSNKDEAEEMGVRVGDAIVPDSTFFTIKKRAFKEGKFIGIKTLAFGKGFDDRVGAFIAAQVVRTLKEKEIDHPNRVVGAATVQEEVGLRGAKTVANLVKPDVAIVLDVEISGDVPGVEPRQAQAKLGEGIAITTYDASMIPNQPLKELAISVCEKNRIPYQLATTTMGGTDAGAVHISNIGCPSIVVGPPTRHIHSHVGILDLGDVDHCIKFVVEMVKVLDKSKVDSLTLI; encoded by the coding sequence ATGGACAAAGAATCATTGAAATTTTTTGAAGAACTCTGTAACAGTCCAGGTCCGGCAGGGTTTGAGAGGGAAACGACACAATTAATGAAGAGTTATGTTCAGAAGTGGGCAGATAACGTTTACGCTGATAGGATGGGAAGTCTTGTTTTCGAAAAAAAAGGTAGCTCAGAGGCCCCTACGATTCTTATACCGGGCCATATCGACGAAATTGGATTCATCGTTACAAGCATTACGGATCAGGGCTTTTTGACATTTCACCAGCTCGGGGGATGGTTTGACCAGGGTCTTCTAGGTCAGAAAGTAATTGTGATGACGAGAAAAGGGAAGCTGAGGGGGGTCATCGCAATCAAACCTCCCCATCTTCTGGATGAAGAAGAAAGGAAGAAGGTCATTACAAAGGACAAAATGTTCATCGATATTGGATGTTCGAACAAAGATGAAGCGGAGGAAATGGGAGTTCGGGTTGGTGATGCGATCGTTCCCGATTCGACATTTTTCACAATAAAGAAGAGGGCTTTTAAGGAAGGAAAATTCATTGGAATAAAGACGCTGGCATTTGGAAAAGGATTTGACGATCGGGTCGGAGCTTTCATCGCTGCTCAGGTTGTAAGAACATTGAAAGAGAAGGAAATCGATCATCCAAATAGAGTCGTCGGCGCTGCAACGGTTCAGGAAGAAGTCGGCTTAAGAGGTGCAAAGACCGTTGCAAACCTTGTGAAACCTGACGTCGCGATAGTCCTCGATGTAGAAATTTCGGGGGATGTTCCTGGTGTAGAACCAAGACAAGCACAAGCAAAACTGGGAGAAGGCATCGCGATCACGACGTATGATGCGTCAATGATTCCTAATCAGCCCCTAAAAGAATTAGCAATCAGCGTGTGCGAAAAGAACCGAATACCTTATCAACTGGCTACGACAACGATGGGAGGTACTGACGCGGGTGCAGTCCACATCAGCAACATTGGTTGTCCAAGCATCGTTGTTGGGCCGCCTACGCGGCATATTCACTCACATGTCGGCATTTTGGACCTGGGGGATGTCGATCATTGCATAAAGTTCGTCGTGGAGATGGTCAAGGTTCTTGATAAATCAAAGGTCGATTCACTGACGCTCATATAA
- a CDS encoding aspartate aminotransferase family protein gives MKFEEIKKLSNTYLFSNYSREEVCFERGHGEFLYDLDGNEYLDLVAGIAVNILGHCHPAITKAVKEQVDRLVHVSNLYYIKEQAQLAQTLATIMPEPLNRSMFVNSGAEANEAALKLAAKKTKRRRFVATYNSFHGRTIGALSATGQRKYHEGFEPLLSNSFDFINYGDVEALKTAITSDTAAVILEPMQGEGGIVVPPAEFMKTARDLCTERDTLLILDEVQTGLGRTGKMFAFEHFNIVPDIVTLAKGLGGGFPIGAIISSEEVANAFQPGSHGSTFGGNPFVCRVATTVIETLKNEKLDSRAMEIGDAWISRIKSLCNDFPFVVRGKGLMIGLEMGEEAKQFQKFCFKHRILVNVCAGKVVRMVPALIISEDSISRFDQVLRSYIDLRASAGSSISEL, from the coding sequence ATGAAATTCGAAGAAATCAAGAAACTTAGCAATACCTATTTATTCTCGAATTATTCGAGGGAGGAAGTTTGCTTTGAAAGGGGTCATGGCGAATTCCTTTACGATTTGGATGGAAATGAATATCTGGATCTCGTCGCCGGGATCGCTGTAAATATTCTGGGACATTGCCATCCAGCAATCACGAAGGCTGTGAAGGAACAGGTCGATAGACTTGTGCACGTTTCAAATCTATATTATATCAAGGAACAAGCGCAGCTGGCTCAGACTTTGGCAACGATTATGCCCGAGCCCTTGAATCGTTCCATGTTTGTCAACAGCGGTGCGGAGGCCAATGAGGCGGCACTCAAATTGGCCGCGAAAAAGACAAAGAGAAGACGTTTCGTCGCGACCTATAATTCATTTCACGGGAGAACAATCGGTGCGCTTTCTGCGACCGGGCAGAGGAAATACCACGAGGGTTTCGAGCCGCTATTGTCGAACTCCTTTGATTTCATCAACTATGGCGACGTTGAAGCGCTTAAGACGGCAATCACGTCGGATACGGCAGCCGTTATACTCGAACCAATGCAGGGGGAGGGAGGGATCGTAGTTCCTCCAGCTGAGTTCATGAAAACTGCGAGGGATTTGTGCACAGAGAGGGATACCTTATTGATTCTCGACGAGGTACAAACTGGACTCGGAAGGACGGGAAAAATGTTTGCCTTTGAACATTTCAATATCGTTCCAGATATCGTGACGCTCGCCAAAGGACTAGGAGGTGGTTTTCCCATAGGGGCGATTATCTCATCAGAGGAAGTTGCGAACGCATTCCAGCCTGGATCTCATGGTTCAACTTTTGGAGGGAACCCTTTTGTCTGTCGTGTTGCTACAACAGTTATTGAAACCCTAAAAAATGAAAAACTGGATAGCCGTGCTATGGAAATCGGGGACGCATGGATCTCACGCATAAAATCTCTCTGTAATGACTTTCCCTTTGTCGTAAGAGGCAAAGGGCTAATGATCGGATTGGAAATGGGCGAGGAAGCAAAACAATTTCAGAAATTCTGCTTCAAGCATAGAATTCTCGTTAACGTGTGCGCCGGGAAAGTCGTCAGAATGGTGCCTGCGTTGATAATCTCTGAAGACTCGATATCGAGATTTGACCAGGTACTTCGATCGTATATTGATTTGCGTGCTAGCGCGGGATCATCGATCTCAGAATTATAA
- a CDS encoding DUF362 domain-containing protein has translation MHWPVSILRCHRIDAAHIAQKLKDLLQPLGVEKELDGVSSVVIKPNVCWGEDWKSGSTTCPLLVREVVKWLRERGVEEITIAEGSMVGHNTFECFEKTGFMQLARELDLKVVDLNKDPIVELRVEKPNVFETIGVARTIAECEFLINMPVMKTHINTTVTLSMKNLKGVIPHQWKRRFHFMGLDGSIADLATIVSSNLVIMDGIIGQQGQGPLTGTPANAGLLIAGRDQFDVDIIASKIMGFDPREVRHLAFFAETKGIDLDSYKPRTAGEQLSDLNIRFERPIYSLKGLYKGVEILWGDPCSGCAGALSVALERMERSGELEVIRRNGGIVVALGKGIEPAKCDKLVLLGKCQYRNRDKGMFIPGCPPPGMIVREMLSKFAKGETRYGSDIFVKEAEELYKEEK, from the coding sequence ATGCACTGGCCTGTTTCGATTCTCAGATGCCACCGTATTGACGCAGCACATATCGCACAAAAGCTAAAGGATCTCCTTCAACCCCTTGGCGTCGAGAAGGAATTGGACGGAGTTTCATCCGTGGTTATTAAACCGAATGTCTGCTGGGGCGAAGACTGGAAATCAGGCAGTACAACTTGCCCACTACTTGTCAGGGAAGTCGTCAAGTGGCTTAGGGAAAGAGGAGTTGAGGAGATTACGATCGCAGAGGGGTCAATGGTAGGCCATAATACATTTGAGTGTTTCGAAAAGACAGGTTTCATGCAACTCGCTAGAGAACTTGATTTGAAAGTCGTTGATCTGAACAAAGACCCAATCGTCGAGCTCCGCGTTGAAAAGCCAAATGTTTTCGAGACTATTGGAGTCGCACGGACAATAGCTGAATGCGAATTTTTGATCAACATGCCAGTTATGAAGACGCACATCAACACAACGGTGACTCTCTCCATGAAAAATTTAAAGGGCGTCATTCCTCACCAATGGAAGAGAAGATTTCATTTTATGGGTCTCGACGGAAGCATTGCGGATTTAGCTACGATTGTCTCTTCTAACCTCGTCATTATGGACGGTATCATTGGACAGCAGGGACAGGGGCCACTGACTGGTACGCCCGCAAACGCTGGTCTCCTTATCGCTGGTAGGGATCAATTCGACGTGGACATCATTGCAAGCAAGATCATGGGGTTCGATCCCAGAGAGGTTAGGCATTTGGCATTTTTTGCAGAAACGAAGGGTATTGATCTTGATAGTTACAAACCTCGGACAGCCGGAGAACAATTGTCTGACCTGAATATCAGGTTTGAAAGGCCCATATATTCGTTGAAGGGTTTGTATAAAGGGGTTGAGATCCTTTGGGGCGACCCGTGTAGTGGTTGCGCTGGCGCTCTCAGCGTTGCCCTTGAGCGCATGGAAAGATCTGGAGAACTCGAGGTAATTAGGCGCAACGGAGGAATAGTTGTCGCGCTTGGCAAAGGAATTGAACCTGCCAAATGTGACAAACTCGTTCTTCTTGGCAAATGCCAGTACCGTAACAGGGATAAAGGAATGTTCATTCCAGGATGCCCGCCACCGGGCATGATAGTGCGGGAGATGCTCTCGAAATTTGCAAAAGGTGAAACGAGATACGGAAGCGACATCTTTGTAAAAGAGGCAGAGGAATTATATAAAGAGGAAAAATGA
- a CDS encoding ACT domain-containing protein, whose amino-acid sequence MKKTKHKESVAERTRAYIDSHPSIKDCISKDLINFSSLARLIMKEEGIKNEEAVMIACRRYALTLGKHDHEKEILSVIGNSRVEVKTKICIVTAKNDWTVLQRLESVFRKLINEKAIMQVIQGTQAITIIADEKLKGEVVAAVGKENVLKVRQNLVEISVKSPEVITETSGVFAYLVSSLAEGGLNIVETVSCYTDTIFIVAEADMIRAYSILSKCIERAEEVGSAPEEEEEGEGL is encoded by the coding sequence ATGAAAAAAACGAAGCATAAGGAAAGCGTCGCTGAACGGACGCGCGCTTACATTGATTCTCATCCAAGTATTAAAGATTGTATCTCCAAAGACCTTATTAATTTCTCTTCTCTGGCTAGATTGATCATGAAGGAAGAAGGGATAAAAAATGAAGAAGCCGTCATGATCGCCTGCCGCAGATATGCTTTGACGCTCGGGAAACACGATCACGAAAAGGAAATTTTATCAGTCATAGGAAATAGCAGGGTGGAAGTGAAAACGAAGATATGTATCGTGACAGCGAAAAACGACTGGACGGTTCTTCAACGTCTCGAATCCGTTTTCAGAAAGCTCATCAATGAGAAGGCAATCATGCAGGTAATCCAAGGTACTCAGGCAATCACTATCATTGCCGATGAGAAGCTTAAGGGCGAGGTTGTTGCAGCGGTGGGCAAGGAGAATGTTTTGAAGGTGCGGCAGAACCTCGTCGAGATCTCTGTTAAGTCGCCTGAGGTGATCACAGAGACTAGTGGTGTTTTTGCGTATCTTGTCTCCAGCCTCGCAGAGGGCGGTCTAAATATCGTCGAGACCGTGAGCTGCTACACAGATACGATCTTCATTGTCGCAGAGGCGGACATGATCCGGGCATATTCGATTCTGTCGAAATGCATTGAGAGAGCAGAAGAGGTTGGATCTGCACCAGAAGAAGAGGAAGAAGGGGAGGGACTTTAG
- a CDS encoding acetyl ornithine aminotransferase family protein, whose product MTKIPVINTELPGPKAKLIIENDEKYLATSTKALPLAIEAGYGSTVIDVDGNKFLDFTSGVAVLNLGHRHPAVVKAIKEQVDKFIHFAGTDFYYEVQSRLAKKLTELTPGGFDKKVFFSNSGTESIEAAMKIAKWSMHKSQFIAFIGAFHGRTMGSLSLTASKPVQRARYFPVVPGVIHIPYAYCYRCPYRLEYPSCDIWCARGLEEVYFESFIPSNEVAAIFMEPIQGEGGYIVPPSEFVKIIHGISRKYGILFVDDEVQAGMARTGKMWGIEHHGVVPDIVCSSKALGSGIPIGATIFDEKLDFSEKGAHSNTFGGNPIACAAALATLEVIDKENLVEKARKNGQYLRKRLEELKEKYEIIGDVRGIGMMQATEFVRNRETKEPASAERDRIIEIAFKNGLILLGCGKSSIRYIPPLTTTIEEIDTGIEILEQSIATVEKMKK is encoded by the coding sequence ATGACTAAAATTCCAGTCATCAATACTGAGTTGCCAGGACCTAAGGCAAAGCTAATTATTGAAAATGATGAGAAGTATCTGGCGACTTCCACGAAGGCGTTGCCTCTCGCAATTGAGGCCGGATATGGGAGTACTGTAATTGACGTTGATGGGAACAAGTTTCTTGATTTCACGAGTGGGGTCGCCGTTCTTAACCTCGGGCACCGTCACCCCGCCGTCGTGAAGGCGATAAAGGAGCAAGTCGACAAGTTTATTCACTTCGCTGGGACTGACTTCTACTATGAAGTACAGTCAAGGTTAGCGAAGAAATTGACCGAGCTCACGCCGGGTGGTTTTGATAAAAAGGTCTTTTTCAGCAACAGCGGAACAGAGTCAATCGAGGCGGCTATGAAAATCGCCAAATGGTCAATGCACAAGAGTCAGTTCATTGCGTTCATCGGTGCATTTCATGGGAGAACAATGGGATCATTATCATTAACTGCAAGCAAACCCGTGCAGCGTGCAAGGTATTTCCCCGTAGTTCCCGGCGTCATTCACATTCCGTACGCTTACTGTTACCGTTGCCCTTATCGTCTTGAATACCCTTCATGCGACATCTGGTGTGCGCGGGGTCTCGAAGAAGTCTATTTTGAATCATTCATTCCTTCGAATGAGGTCGCTGCGATTTTTATGGAGCCAATTCAAGGCGAAGGAGGATACATCGTCCCCCCCTCAGAATTTGTCAAGATCATTCACGGAATATCGAGAAAGTACGGTATTCTCTTCGTCGACGATGAGGTGCAGGCGGGTATGGCGCGGACAGGAAAAATGTGGGGAATCGAGCATCATGGTGTTGTGCCTGATATCGTTTGTTCTTCAAAGGCGCTCGGATCAGGCATTCCGATTGGGGCGACGATATTTGATGAAAAGCTCGATTTTAGCGAAAAGGGTGCGCACTCCAACACATTTGGTGGAAATCCTATCGCATGTGCGGCGGCCCTCGCAACCCTTGAAGTTATCGATAAAGAGAATCTCGTCGAGAAGGCGCGGAAAAACGGACAATATCTTCGTAAAAGGCTGGAAGAACTCAAGGAGAAGTACGAGATCATCGGCGATGTTAGGGGGATCGGCATGATGCAGGCAACAGAGTTTGTGCGGAATAGAGAAACAAAGGAACCTGCATCAGCTGAGAGGGACAGAATCATCGAAATCGCATTTAAAAATGGTCTTATACTTTTAGGTTGTGGCAAGTCTTCTATCCGTTATATTCCCCCTTTGACGACGACAATTGAAGAAATTGATACCGGAATTGAGATACTGGAACAATCAATCGCGACTGTTGAGAAGATGAAAAAATAG